Proteins found in one Pectobacterium atrosepticum genomic segment:
- a CDS encoding citrate transporter, giving the protein MLALIGVLTIATLLFFIMTKRMSPLVALIVIPVLGALAAGSGTDTAKYVVDGITKLAPMAAMFVFAIAFFGVVTDAGMFDPIIRGILRIVGTNPVKIIIGTGVLALIAHLDGNGAVTFLITIPAMLPLFNKLGMDKRILVGITALSAGVNFLPWTGPMIRAAAALNTTTHDLFIPLIPAQVCGLTFMVLMGYYWGKKEEKRLGLAAGNPLAGGSQSITAEAHVKELTDAEKTLRRPKMFWVNIALVLAVIGTMVFTKISPTVAFMIALTLALMFNYPNVEMQKERINAHAKAALMMASILFAAGAFTGIMSGTGMLKAMSLSAVSFVPESFASHIPFIVGLISMPLSLVFDPDSYYFGIMPVIAHTVDMLGVPPIQVAQASVLGQMTTGFPVSPLTPATFLLVSLAGVDLADHQKFSIPVLWAASVIMTFACVIFGVFPL; this is encoded by the coding sequence ATGCTAGCTCTCATCGGGGTGCTCACCATAGCTACCCTGCTATTTTTCATCATGACAAAGCGAATGTCGCCTCTGGTGGCGCTCATCGTTATTCCGGTTCTCGGTGCGCTCGCAGCAGGCAGCGGCACCGATACCGCAAAATATGTGGTGGACGGTATCACCAAACTGGCACCGATGGCGGCGATGTTTGTTTTTGCCATCGCCTTCTTCGGTGTGGTAACCGATGCCGGTATGTTTGATCCTATTATTAGAGGGATCTTACGCATAGTTGGTACCAACCCAGTAAAAATCATTATCGGTACGGGCGTGTTAGCACTGATTGCACACCTGGACGGTAACGGCGCCGTCACTTTCCTGATCACCATTCCTGCCATGCTACCGCTGTTTAATAAGCTTGGTATGGATAAACGCATTCTGGTCGGTATTACCGCGCTCAGCGCCGGGGTTAACTTCCTGCCGTGGACCGGGCCGATGATTCGTGCCGCAGCCGCGTTGAACACCACCACACACGACCTGTTCATTCCGCTCATCCCGGCACAGGTCTGTGGCCTAACGTTCATGGTGCTCATGGGCTATTACTGGGGCAAGAAAGAAGAGAAACGTCTGGGGCTGGCAGCGGGTAATCCGCTGGCGGGTGGTTCGCAATCCATCACAGCTGAAGCGCATGTGAAAGAGCTGACTGATGCAGAAAAAACGCTGCGTCGTCCGAAGATGTTCTGGGTCAACATTGCGCTGGTTCTTGCCGTTATCGGTACCATGGTGTTTACCAAAATTTCACCGACGGTCGCCTTTATGATCGCCCTGACGCTGGCGCTGATGTTCAACTACCCTAACGTTGAAATGCAGAAAGAGCGTATTAACGCCCACGCCAAAGCCGCACTGATGATGGCCAGCATTCTGTTCGCGGCGGGTGCCTTCACCGGCATCATGAGCGGTACTGGCATGCTGAAAGCCATGTCGCTCTCGGCAGTCAGCTTTGTGCCGGAATCTTTTGCCTCCCACATTCCGTTTATCGTCGGCCTGATCTCCATGCCGCTGAGTCTGGTGTTCGACCCTGATTCGTACTACTTCGGCATCATGCCAGTTATTGCTCACACCGTGGACATGCTGGGTGTACCACCGATTCAAGTTGCGCAGGCTTCCGTATTAGGACAGATGACCACCGGCTTCCCGGTTAGCCCGCTCACGCCGGCAACCTTCCTGCTGGTCAGTTTGGCGGGGGTCGATCTCGCCGACCACCAGAAATTCTCTATTCCTGTGCTCTGGGCTGCCAGCGTCATCATGACGTTCGCCTGCGTCATCTTCGGGGTCTTCCCCTTATAG
- a CDS encoding LysR family transcriptional regulator, with protein sequence MNLSIKQLRAFIALTETDNFTRAAQKINLSQPAFSSLIAGLEEEVGYRLFDRDTRKVQLNADGIHFIDIARRLVQTHDDAVGEIKSYATGYKGNIVLAVLPSMAVEWLPQVLAQYHRAYPKIKVELLDTQWDRCLKAVLDGRADLALTAGQPSPGTFSSRMLFADSFYLICHNSHPLAQQNSVDVIDVAQYPFVGFCKGTSIRQYTDQLIEPEGFNYVLEVRQLTTMMGLVAANYGVSIVTGLTLFQFQHKDIAIIPFRDLSLQRGIYLVTDKERQLSVCAKEFYDFLLERAESFVPAA encoded by the coding sequence ATGAACTTATCGATAAAACAATTACGGGCCTTTATCGCACTGACTGAAACTGATAATTTCACGCGTGCCGCTCAGAAAATAAATCTCTCTCAGCCTGCATTTAGCTCATTAATTGCTGGGTTAGAGGAAGAGGTCGGCTATCGTCTATTTGACCGCGATACACGTAAAGTGCAGCTCAATGCTGATGGCATTCATTTCATTGATATTGCCCGTCGGCTGGTGCAAACCCACGACGATGCCGTCGGTGAAATCAAGTCTTATGCCACGGGGTATAAAGGGAATATTGTGTTGGCGGTGCTGCCGTCAATGGCAGTGGAATGGCTGCCTCAGGTGCTGGCGCAATATCACCGCGCTTACCCTAAGATTAAGGTTGAGTTGCTGGATACGCAGTGGGATCGCTGCCTGAAAGCGGTACTAGACGGTCGTGCCGATCTGGCGCTAACGGCGGGGCAACCGTCGCCGGGAACGTTCAGCTCCCGCATGCTGTTCGCCGACAGCTTTTATCTGATCTGCCATAACTCGCACCCGCTGGCGCAGCAAAACAGTGTTGATGTGATCGACGTGGCGCAATATCCGTTTGTTGGGTTTTGCAAAGGCACCAGTATCCGGCAGTACACCGATCAGCTTATCGAACCGGAAGGCTTTAACTACGTGCTAGAAGTGCGTCAGCTGACCACCATGATGGGGTTGGTGGCGGCGAATTACGGTGTGAGCATTGTGACGGGGCTGACGCTGTTTCAATTCCAGCACAAAGATATCGCGATTATCCCCTTTCGGGATTTATCGTTGCAGCGCGGCATCTATCTAGTGACGGATAAGGAGCGCCAGCTTTCGGTATGTGCAAAAGAGTTTTATGATTTTCTTCTGGAGCGGGCGGAAAGTTTTGTTCCTGCCGCGTGA
- a CDS encoding YpfN family protein: protein MAWLADYWWIILIILIGMLINGIKELRNVDHTRFLLNKPKLPPHRDNNDKWDNEEDDWPKKKP from the coding sequence ATGGCATGGCTGGCTGATTACTGGTGGATAATCCTGATTATCCTGATAGGCATGCTGATTAACGGCATCAAAGAATTGCGCAACGTTGACCATACGCGTTTTCTGCTCAACAAACCGAAATTGCCCCCGCATCGTGACAACAACGATAAATGGGACAATGAAGAAGACGACTGGCCGAAGAAAAAACCCTGA
- a CDS encoding D-alanyl-D-alanine carboxypeptidase family protein → MMTPAMLTGKSDQHLVALHGHHRLQPEAVTAFLALQHAAKTVGFNLQPASTFRDFERQRQIWNSKFRGERAVMDANSQPLDISSLDDGERCEAILRWSAMPGSSRHHWGSDLDIYDPDLLPAGSSLQLEPWEYEEGGYFAALNGWLSAHMHEYGFYRPYAHDLGGVAVEPWHISYYPLAQYAEEQLTPDLILAAWQDEDIAGYQWLCQHLPQLFTRYIHNVDEA, encoded by the coding sequence ATGATGACGCCAGCTATGTTAACCGGTAAAAGTGACCAGCATCTGGTCGCTTTACACGGTCATCATCGCCTTCAGCCGGAGGCGGTAACGGCGTTTCTTGCGCTACAGCACGCAGCCAAAACGGTGGGATTTAACCTACAGCCCGCCAGCACGTTTCGCGATTTCGAACGCCAGCGTCAAATCTGGAATAGCAAGTTTCGCGGCGAGCGTGCCGTCATGGATGCCAACAGCCAACCGCTGGACATATCGTCTCTGGACGACGGCGAGCGCTGTGAAGCCATTCTTCGCTGGTCTGCGATGCCCGGTTCCAGTCGTCACCATTGGGGCAGCGATCTTGATATTTACGATCCTGATTTATTACCGGCAGGCAGCTCGCTCCAGTTGGAGCCGTGGGAATATGAAGAAGGTGGCTATTTTGCCGCACTGAATGGGTGGCTGAGCGCGCACATGCATGAATATGGTTTTTATCGGCCTTATGCGCACGATCTCGGCGGCGTCGCAGTCGAACCCTGGCATATCAGCTATTATCCATTAGCACAGTATGCGGAAGAACAGCTTACACCGGACCTCATCCTTGCCGCCTGGCAAGATGAAGACATTGCAGGCTACCAATGGCTTTGCCAGCACTTGCCGCAGCTGTTTACCCGTTACATTCATAACGTTGATGAGGCGTGA
- a CDS encoding succinyl-diaminopimelate desuccinylase translates to MSCPVIELAQQLIKRPSLSPNDEGCQALMIERLTAIGFTVEAMDFGDTQNFWAWRGTGKTLAFAGHTDVVPSGDESHWQHPPFEPIIRDGMLYGRGAADMKGSLAAMVIAAERFVAAHPNHQGRLAFLITSDEEASAVNGTVKVVDALMARNERLDYCLVGEPSSTHVVGDVVKNGRRGSITANLRIHGMQGHVAYPHLADNPVHRAAPALNELIATEWDRGNDFFPPTTMQIANIQAGTGSNNVIPGELFVQFNFRFSTELTDVLIQQRVAELLDRHQLNYTIDWKLSGQPFLTARGELVDAVVNAVKHYNEVTPELLTNGGTSDGRFIARMGAQVVELGPINATIHKVDECVSAADLQLLSRMYQRIMEQLIA, encoded by the coding sequence GTGTCTTGCCCAGTCATAGAGCTTGCTCAACAGTTAATTAAACGCCCTTCCCTCAGTCCGAATGACGAGGGCTGTCAGGCACTCATGATTGAACGCCTGACGGCGATTGGCTTTACCGTCGAAGCGATGGATTTTGGCGATACCCAAAATTTTTGGGCATGGCGCGGCACAGGAAAAACATTGGCCTTCGCAGGGCACACCGACGTGGTTCCCAGCGGCGATGAAAGCCACTGGCAGCATCCGCCGTTTGAGCCCATCATTCGTGACGGTATGCTGTATGGTCGCGGCGCAGCAGATATGAAAGGTTCACTGGCAGCCATGGTGATTGCCGCCGAGCGTTTCGTCGCAGCTCATCCTAACCATCAGGGGCGTCTGGCGTTTCTGATTACGTCAGACGAAGAAGCCAGCGCCGTTAACGGCACCGTAAAAGTGGTCGACGCACTGATGGCTCGCAACGAGCGGTTGGACTATTGTCTGGTCGGCGAGCCCTCCAGCACGCATGTCGTGGGCGATGTGGTGAAAAACGGTCGTCGTGGTTCTATCACCGCAAATCTGCGCATACACGGCATGCAAGGGCACGTTGCCTATCCTCATCTGGCGGACAACCCCGTTCATCGTGCAGCACCGGCGCTCAACGAGCTCATCGCCACCGAGTGGGATCGGGGCAACGATTTCTTCCCACCAACTACCATGCAAATTGCCAATATTCAGGCCGGTACGGGGAGCAATAACGTCATCCCCGGCGAACTGTTTGTGCAGTTCAATTTCCGCTTCAGCACCGAATTAACGGATGTGTTAATCCAGCAGCGCGTAGCGGAATTGCTGGATCGTCACCAGCTTAATTACACTATTGACTGGAAACTTTCCGGCCAGCCATTTCTGACCGCACGCGGCGAACTGGTCGATGCCGTGGTGAATGCCGTCAAACATTACAACGAAGTCACTCCAGAGCTGCTGACTAATGGTGGCACCTCCGATGGCCGTTTCATTGCCCGCATGGGTGCGCAGGTGGTTGAACTAGGCCCCATCAACGCCACGATTCATAAAGTGGACGAATGCGTCAGCGCGGCAGACCTGCAACTGCTGAGCCGGATGTACCAGCGCATTATGGAGCAGCTCATCGCATGA
- a CDS encoding ArsC family reductase codes for MALTLYGIKNCDTIKKARRWLEDQQVAYQFHDYRADGLDEQQLQRFIDQLGFQALLNTRGTTWRKLSEEQRERINSNTSDSAEAAKNIMLEQPAVIKRPLLIADDGNALLGFSIDSYQKFIAENK; via the coding sequence ATGGCGCTGACCCTATACGGCATTAAAAACTGTGACACCATAAAAAAAGCGCGCCGCTGGCTGGAAGATCAACAGGTGGCCTATCAGTTTCATGATTACCGTGCCGACGGTCTGGATGAACAGCAGCTACAGCGTTTTATCGACCAACTGGGGTTTCAAGCCTTGCTCAACACGCGCGGAACGACCTGGCGTAAGCTCAGTGAAGAACAGCGTGAACGGATCAACAGCAATACCAGCGACAGCGCAGAGGCTGCTAAAAATATTATGCTGGAACAGCCAGCGGTGATTAAACGGCCTTTACTGATTGCCGATGACGGCAATGCGCTGCTTGGATTCAGTATCGACAGCTACCAGAAATTTATTGCGGAGAACAAATAA
- a CDS encoding aspartate/glutamate racemase family protein: MVSKTLGLIGGMSWESTIPYYRIINEYVKSQLGGLHSAKIILHSVDFHEIEQLQSQGDWAQAAAVLGNIAVGLRQAGADAIVICTNTMHKVADEVERASQLPLLHIADATGASLKQHGLKKVGLLGTRYTMEQDFYRQRIQERFGVDVIVPDQTGKELVNRIIYDELCLGNINDTSRQVYREIIQQLEQQGAEGIILGCTEIPLLIGAGDATVPLFDTSYLHAIAAAKFALNQPSS; this comes from the coding sequence ATGGTAAGCAAAACGCTGGGTCTGATCGGGGGGATGAGTTGGGAATCCACGATCCCGTATTACCGCATTATCAATGAATATGTGAAAAGCCAACTTGGTGGCCTGCACTCTGCCAAAATCATCCTTCACAGTGTCGATTTTCACGAGATCGAACAATTACAGTCACAAGGTGATTGGGCGCAGGCAGCGGCCGTACTGGGCAATATCGCCGTAGGATTACGTCAGGCAGGCGCAGACGCTATTGTCATCTGTACCAACACCATGCACAAAGTCGCTGATGAGGTTGAACGCGCCAGTCAGCTTCCCCTTTTGCATATTGCTGATGCCACCGGTGCCAGCCTGAAACAGCACGGATTGAAGAAAGTCGGTTTGCTCGGCACCCGCTACACGATGGAGCAGGATTTCTACCGCCAGCGCATTCAGGAACGGTTTGGCGTGGACGTGATTGTTCCCGACCAAACGGGGAAAGAATTAGTTAATCGCATCATTTACGACGAACTGTGTCTGGGGAACATTAACGACACCTCGCGGCAGGTTTATCGGGAAATTATCCAGCAGCTTGAACAGCAAGGGGCGGAAGGCATCATTCTGGGTTGTACGGAAATCCCGCTGTTAATCGGCGCTGGAGATGCGACAGTTCCTCTTTTTGATACCAGTTACCTCCACGCCATCGCCGCAGCGAAATTTGCGCTTAACCAGCCATCATCATGA
- the cspE gene encoding cold shock-like protein CspE, translated as MSKIKGSVKWFNESKGFGFITPEDGSKDVFVHFSAIQSNGFKTLAEGQRVEFEITDGAKGPSAANVNAI; from the coding sequence ATGTCTAAGATTAAAGGTAGTGTTAAGTGGTTTAATGAGTCGAAAGGCTTCGGTTTCATTACTCCAGAAGACGGTAGCAAAGATGTGTTCGTACACTTCTCTGCAATCCAGAGCAATGGTTTCAAAACTCTGGCTGAAGGTCAGCGTGTAGAGTTCGAAATCACTGACGGTGCCAAAGGTCCTTCTGCTGCTAACGTTAACGCTATTTAA
- the crcB gene encoding fluoride efflux transporter CrcB, whose amino-acid sequence MFSTLLAVFIGGGVGSVARWQLGVKFNSLYPTLPLGTLLANLIGAFVIGGALAFFLRHPHLDQDWKILITTGLCGGLTTFSTFSAEVVMFLQSGQLAAAGLHVLLNLAGSLLMTALAFALVTWVTTH is encoded by the coding sequence ATGTTTAGTACATTACTCGCGGTATTTATTGGTGGTGGAGTCGGCAGCGTGGCACGCTGGCAGTTGGGCGTTAAGTTTAACAGCCTGTATCCCACGTTGCCTTTGGGTACTCTACTTGCCAACTTGATTGGTGCTTTCGTTATTGGCGGCGCGCTAGCCTTCTTCTTGCGCCATCCTCATCTCGATCAGGACTGGAAAATACTGATTACCACTGGGCTGTGCGGTGGCTTAACGACGTTTTCGACCTTTTCCGCAGAAGTCGTCATGTTTCTGCAAAGTGGACAGCTGGCTGCGGCAGGGTTGCACGTACTGTTGAATCTTGCGGGTTCGTTGCTCATGACCGCACTGGCGTTTGCCTTGGTCACCTGGGTGACAACACACTGA
- the tatE gene encoding twin-arginine translocase subunit TatE, whose protein sequence is MEGISIAKLLVIGALIVLLFGTNKLRSLGGDLGAAIKGFKKAMNDDQSVKTDDTAALNDSSRKES, encoded by the coding sequence ATGGAAGGTATCAGTATTGCCAAACTGTTGGTGATTGGCGCATTAATCGTTCTGCTGTTCGGTACGAATAAACTTCGTAGCTTAGGCGGCGATTTAGGGGCGGCGATTAAAGGCTTCAAGAAGGCGATGAATGACGATCAATCGGTCAAGACGGATGACACGGCTGCGCTGAATGATTCGTCGCGCAAAGAATCCTGA
- the lipA gene encoding lipoyl synthase, whose translation MSKPIQIERGVKYRDADKMALIPVRTVVTERQELLRKPEWMKIKLPADSSRIQGIKAAMRKNGLHSVCEEASCPNLAECFNHGTATFMILGAICTRRCPFCDVAHGRPLTPDANEPEKLAQTIHDMGLRYVVITSVDRDDLRDGGAQHFADCISAIRRKNPHIRIETLVPDFRGRMDRALEILTATPPDVFNHNLENVPRVYRQVRPGANYEWSLKLLENFKNAHPDITTKSGLMVGLGETNAEIVEVMRDLRRHGVTMLTLGQYLQPSRHHLPVQRYVSPDEFDEMKAEAMAMGFTHAACGPFVRSSYHADLQAKGIEVK comes from the coding sequence ATGAGTAAACCGATTCAGATCGAACGCGGTGTCAAATACCGCGATGCCGATAAGATGGCCCTAATTCCGGTACGTACTGTCGTTACCGAACGCCAAGAGCTTCTGCGCAAACCTGAATGGATGAAGATTAAACTTCCGGCGGATTCGAGCCGTATTCAGGGAATCAAAGCGGCAATGCGCAAAAACGGGTTGCACTCAGTTTGCGAAGAAGCGTCCTGTCCGAATTTGGCCGAGTGTTTCAACCACGGCACCGCCACCTTTATGATTCTGGGCGCCATTTGTACGCGTCGCTGTCCGTTCTGTGACGTTGCCCACGGCCGCCCGCTTACGCCGGATGCCAATGAACCAGAGAAACTGGCACAGACTATCCATGACATGGGCTTACGCTATGTCGTGATCACCTCCGTTGACCGTGATGACCTGCGCGACGGTGGAGCTCAACACTTTGCGGACTGCATTAGCGCAATTCGTCGCAAAAACCCGCATATTCGTATCGAAACGCTGGTGCCAGACTTCCGTGGTCGTATGGATCGCGCGTTGGAAATATTGACCGCCACGCCACCAGACGTGTTCAACCATAATCTGGAAAACGTGCCGCGTGTTTACCGACAGGTACGCCCTGGCGCGAACTATGAATGGTCCCTGAAGTTGCTGGAAAACTTCAAGAACGCGCATCCCGATATCACGACCAAATCAGGCCTGATGGTTGGTCTGGGGGAAACCAATGCTGAAATCGTGGAAGTCATGCGCGATCTTCGCCGCCACGGTGTAACAATGCTGACGCTGGGACAATATTTACAGCCGAGCCGTCATCACCTACCGGTACAGCGCTACGTCAGCCCAGATGAGTTCGATGAGATGAAAGCCGAAGCGATGGCGATGGGCTTTACCCATGCTGCCTGCGGCCCGTTTGTTCGCTCGTCCTACCATGCCGACTTACAGGCCAAGGGCATCGAAGTAAAATAA
- the lipB gene encoding lipoyl(octanoyl) transferase LipB, translating into MLQDKIIVRQFNVQPYEPVSLAMHNFTDRRDDKTPDEIWLVQHPRVFTQGQAGKAEHVLMPGDIPVIQSDRGGQVTYHGPGQQVMYVLIDLKRRKLGVRQLVTAIENTVIGTLAHFQIKAHARPDAPGVYVGERKICSLGLRIRKGCSFHGLALNIAMDLSPFLRINPCGYAGMEMTQVSDLVPGITLDDTAPVLVNTFLQLVGYSAPEFIPWALDVQGEPLPD; encoded by the coding sequence CATAATTTCACCGACCGACGTGATGATAAAACCCCAGATGAAATCTGGCTGGTTCAGCATCCTCGTGTATTCACACAAGGTCAGGCGGGCAAAGCAGAACATGTACTCATGCCCGGTGACATTCCCGTGATTCAGAGCGACAGAGGCGGTCAGGTGACCTACCATGGCCCCGGGCAGCAGGTGATGTACGTGTTGATTGACCTGAAGCGTCGCAAGCTCGGCGTTCGCCAGCTCGTCACCGCAATCGAAAATACCGTGATTGGCACACTGGCACATTTCCAGATTAAAGCCCATGCGCGCCCAGATGCACCCGGCGTCTACGTGGGTGAGCGTAAAATCTGTTCGCTAGGGCTGCGTATTCGCAAAGGCTGCTCTTTCCACGGGCTGGCGCTCAATATCGCTATGGATCTCTCTCCTTTCCTGCGTATTAACCCTTGTGGGTACGCCGGTATGGAGATGACGCAGGTAAGCGATCTGGTGCCGGGCATCACGTTGGATGACACCGCACCGGTGCTGGTGAACACCTTTTTGCAGTTAGTCGGCTATTCCGCACCCGAATTTATTCCGTGGGCTCTGGACGTTCAGGGTGAACCGCTTCCCGATTAA